The segment GGCGCGTCGTCGCTCATTTGCCGGCGAGCACGCGGCTGGCGATGGTGACGTATTTGCGGCCGGCTTCCTGGGCCATCGCGATCGCGTCGGGCAGCGAGCGCTCTTCACGAACCTTGGCGAGCTTCACCAGCATGGGCAGGTTGATGCCCGCGAGCACTTCGACCTTCGGCCGGCTCATGCAGGATATTGCAAGGTTCGACGGCGTGCCGCCGAACATGTCGGTGAGGATCGCAACGCCGTCGCCGGAATCGACGCGGTTAACCGCTTCGATGATGTCGCTTCGGCAGAGATCGGAATCATCTTCGGCACCGATCGTGATCGCTTCGATTTGCTTTTGCGGACCCATCACATGCTCAAGCGCCGCCTTGAACTCGTCGGCAAGGCGCCCGTGGGTCACAAGTACTAGACCAATCATCGGAAAACTCCCGCGGGCGCTTTTGGTGCACCGCACGAACGCGCCACTTTGACCATCCAGAGCCCCCGCGCAAGAGGGGATGTTGCGTATCTCCCTGAATCTAGACGGATGGATGAGGGGAGCTGCGCCGGTCTATTCGGTCGCGAGTGTGCGGTTCATATGGTTACAATTTCCCTTCAAACAATCGCCGGAAAGGTTAGCGGAAGGTTAACTCTTGGTAGTGGTCAAGGCCGCGACAACCAGTGGGAGGGGCGAATAGCCGCGCCCAACCGGGATTCGCGGTAATTCGACACCGAAAATGCTGGTTTTCAAGGATTCCGGCGGCGGCAGGCGTTCCGCGTCGGCGGCGTCCAGATCGACCACGAGACCGACCGTCGCATGCTCCACGAAGTCGCAGCGGCGGATCCCCAAGCCCCTGATCTCGATCAGGCCGGCCAGCCGAGGCGCGGGGCGGACTTCAATTTCGTGGCCGAGTGTCGCCAGATGGACACGGTCGTCACCGACCAGGACGGCTCTTTCGACCACGCCTGAGCGCCCCGCCATGACCAAATCGAAGGCAAGGCGCGACTTGCCCGCGCCTGAAGGGCCGCGGATCAGCACCGCCAGACCGCCGACCTTGACCGCGGAGGCATGAACGCTCGCGTCGCCGCCGCTCATAGTGCCGGCAGCCTCACCACGAAGCGTGCACCGGCGACCGTCGGTGCGCCGTCTTCATCCGGCGGGCCTGCGCGGTTCTCCGCCCAGATGCGACCGCCATGGGCCTCGACGATCTGCTTGGAGATCGACAGGCCGAGGCCGGAGTTCTGGCCAAAGCCCTGATGCGGACGGTCGGTGTAGAAGCGCTCGAAGATGCGCTCCAGCGCGTCGTCGCGGATGCCGGGACCGTCGTCGTCGACCACGATCTCGATCTCGCCGCGCACACGGCGGCAGGTCAGGCGCACCTTGCTGCCGGCTTCCGAGAACGACTGCGCGTTCGAGAGCAGGTTCGAAACCACCTGTCCGAGCCGTGAATCGTGACCCGTCACCGAGAACGTGTCGCTACCGCCGCGTCCCTCGAAGCGCGCCTCGACCGCGACGTCGTGGCCGAGCTTGGTCTCGTTGGCGACCGAAACCAGCGTGCCCAACAGGCGCTTGAGATCGACTGGAATGGCGTCCTGCCGCTGCAATTCGGCGTCGAGCCGGCTCGCATCCGAAATGTCGGAGATCAGCCGGTCGAGCCGCTTGACGTCATGCTCGATCACCTCGAGCAGGCGGGCGCGGCTGTTCTCGTTGCGCGCCAGCGGCAGGGTCTCGACAGCGGAGCGCAGCGAGGTCAGCGGGTTCTTCAGCTCGTGGGCGACGTCGGCGGCGAACATCTCGATCGCCTCGATGCGCTTGTACAGCGCGTTGGTCATGTCGCGCAGCGCGCCGGAGAGATGGCCGATCTCGTCGCGGCGGCGGGTGAAGTCGGGGATCTCGACGCGGGTCTTGATGCGGCGGCGGACGCGCTCGGCGCTGTCGGCGAGCCGGCGCACGGGCCCCGCGATCGTGCTCGCAAGCAGCAACGACAGCATGATCATGACCGCGGCGGCGACGCCGCCCACTTTCAGGATGGCGAGGCGCTCGGCCGTGACCATCTGGTCGATGTCGTCGCCCTGCGTCGACAGCATCAGCGCGCCGTGGATGGCGCGCGAACGCAGCACGGGGACGGCCACGGAGACGATGACCTCGCCGCGTGCGTTGACCCGCACCATCGAGCGCTTCTCGCCCTGGAGCGCATCGGCGACCTCCACATAGCCATTGCCGTTCTCGCGCCCGAGCTCGCGATACAGCGGCAGGTCGCCGCGGTTGATCCAGAGGCGCACCGCGACGGTAGCCCGTTCGACCAGGTTGAGTTTGTCCGATGGCGGCGGCAGCGGCTGGGTCCGCACGATGTCGAGGTCGCGGCTGTCGAGCAGCACCGAACCGTTGGGATCGAAGATCCGCGCGCGGGTCTTGGTCGGCGAGATCAGCGTGCGCAACACCGGCGCGACACGTTCGGGATTGATCGGAAAATCCAGCGAATCGTCCGGTCCGCCATAGCTCTCGCCCAGTTTCAGGTCGAGCAGCCGCTCGGGGTCGACGGTGATCGCGTTGGTCTGCACCGTCGCCGAGGCTCCGATCGCACCGGCGATGATCTCGGCTTGCACCAGCAGGCTCTGCGCGCGCGCGTCGATCAGGCCGGCGCGGAATTGCGACAGATACAGGATGCTCGCGACCAGCGCGACGAGGCCCGCGAGGTTGAGCGAGACGATGCGGCGGGTCAGGCTCGAGAAGGACAGCGCGAAGAAGAACTGCCCGGCGCGCTTGAACCAGTTCAGCGGCGGCCGGCTCTTCGCGACCGGCTTGTCCTCATGGTCCGAGGCGCCGTGGGATGCATTGTCCTCGGCGTTCGAACTCTGATCAGGCTGCGTTCGGTCCAGCAATGCTTACGCCCGCGTTAGGACAGCTCGTGCGACGGTCATCCTAAGGCCATCCCGGTCCTGATGGAATCAGAACCGCTGCTGCGCGCGTCCTTTGTGAAGGCGCCTGCCTCAGGCTTCCTTGAAACGGTAGCCAACGCCGTAGAGCGTCTCGATCATCTCGAAATCGTTGTCGACCACCTTGAACTTCTTGCGCAGCCGCTTGATGTGGCTGTCGATGGTGCGGTCGTCGACATAGACCTGATCGTCATAGGCGGCGTCCATCAGCGCGTTGCGGCTTTTGACCACGCCGGGGCGGGTTGCGAGCGCCTGGAGGATCAGGAATTCGGTGACGGTGAGGGTCACCGGCTCGTTCTTCCAGGTGCAGGTGTGGCGTTCCGGATCCATCCGCAAAAGACCGCGATCGAGCGCCTTGGCGTCGTTCTCCTTCGGCGCAACGGTCGGATCCTTGGGCGCCGAGCGGCGCAGCACGGCCTTGACGCGCTCGACCAGCAGACGCTGCGAGAACGGTTTGCGGATGAAATCGTCGGCGCCCATCTTGAGGCCGAACAGTTCGTCGATCTCTTCGTCCTTGGAGGTCAGGAAGATCACCGGCAGGTCGGACTTTTGCCTGAGACGGCGCAGCGTCTCCATGCCGTCCATGCGCGGCATCTTGATGTCGAGGATGGCGAGATCGGGTTGGGTGGTGCGGAAACCGTCCAGCGCGGAGGCACCGTCGGTGTAGGTCATGATGCGGTAGCCTTCGGCTTCCAGCGCGATCGAGACGGATGTGAGAATGTTGCGGTCGTCGTCGACCAAAGCGATTGTGGGCATGAGCCTCTGCTTTCTGCTTTCCGTTTGGGTCGTGGCTTAAACGGCGAGCAATCCAGTGATGCGCCGCATACATGGGTGCCGAATTTGGCGTTCGAACCTTGTCACCGAGCAATGCAAGCTGGGCTGAAGTGTGACCAAGTTCCACGAAACACGGCAGATTCGCCGCATGTCGACCCATAACCAGGCCCCCGTTTACCCGAAAAAAGGCCCGCTTTGCAACCACCTGACCTGAGAAAGCCGATGCAACCGACCCCCGATTTCGCTCCCCAAAAGCTCGCCAAATCGCTGCTCAGGCGGTCGCGGCAGGGGGCGCTGGCAACGCTGATGGCCGGCAGCGGCGATCCCTATTGCTCCCTGGTCAATCTGGCGAGCCACCCCGATGGCTCGCCTATCCTGCTGATCTCGCGGCTGGCCGTGCATACCAGGAACATCCTGGCTGACGCCCGCGTCTCCCTGATGCTGGACGAGCGCGCGGCAGGTGATCCCCTGGAAGGCGCCCGGATCATGCTGTCCGGCCGGGCGGAAGAGGCCGGCGCCGAGAAAGATCTGCTTCAGCGGCGGTATCTGAGTGCCCATCCGTCGGCGGAAGCCTTTGTCGGATTTAAGGATTTCTCGTTCTTCCGGATCAAGCCCACCGGAACCCATCTGGTCGCGGGCTTCGGCCGGATCGTCGATCTCAAGCCGGAGCAATTCCTCACGGACCTCACTGGCGCAGAGGACCTGCTCGCGGCCGAGGAGGGCGCCGTCGCGCACATGAATGCCGACCATCGCGATGCGATGGGCCTCTACGCCACAAAGCTCCTGGGCGCGCCCGCGGGCGACTGGCGCTGCACCGGCTGCGATCCGGAGGGCCTCGACATGCAGGATGGCCAGACCGCGCTGCGGCTGGAATTCCCGGAACGGGTGACTGATGGGACGGCGCTGCGCAAGATGCTGGTCCGGCTTGCCGACGACGCGCGCCAAGACGGACGAAACGGCGGGCTAGCCGCGACAAATTGAACGCTGCCCCCCATCGCTGCGACCCAACACCGTAACGGTCTTAAGGCTCGCAGCGAGAGGGTTCATGACGCGTCGTCGTTTGGCATTGGCCGCGGGCCTCGCGCTCGCGATCACCGCATCGCTTGCCACGCCTGGCCTGGCTCAAACGGGCGGTCTTGCCGCACAGAGCGCGCGGATCAATGCGCTGCGAAGTGCCGGCAAATATGCGGAGGCGCTGCCGCTGGCGCAGGCCATGGTGGCCTCGCTTGAGAAGACCAGTAACAGCCGCGACCTCGCCGCCGCGCTCAACAACCTCGGGCAGATTTACGCCGATCAGGGCCATGACGACCAGGCCGAGCCGCTCTACATGCGTGCGATCGCGCTGATGGAGAAGGGCGCCGGTCTCGACAGCGTCGAGATCGCGCCTTTGCTCAACAATCTCGCCGCGCTCGACCAGCGCCAGGGTCGGTTTGCCGAGGCCGAGCCGTTGTTCAAGCGCGCGCTCGCCATTCGCGAAAAGGCGCTGTCGCGCGAGCATCCCGACGTCGGCCAGTCCCTCAACAATCTCGCCACGCTCTATGTGAAGCAGGAGCATTTTGCCGATGCCGAGCCGCTGTTCCAGCGCGCGCTCGCGATCTATCAGAAGGTCGGCGGCCCCGAGCATCCGGCGGTCGCCACGCTTTTGAACAATCTCGGTCAGGTCTATCGCGACCTCAATCGCGATGCGGATGCCGAGGCGCCGATCAAGCGTTCGCTCGCGATCCGCGAGAAAGTATTGGGACCGGATCATCCCGATGTCGCGCGCTCGCTGAACAATCTCGCCGGGCTCTACGAGCACCAGCAGCGCTATGCCGATGCCGAGCCGCTCTATCGCCGCGCGTTGGCGATCCGCGAGAAGGCGCTGGGCCCGGATCATCCGGATGTTGCGACCTCGACCAGCAATCTCGCTTATTTCCTCTACGTCTCCAGCCGGACTGCGGATGCACTGCCGCTCGCAGAAAAGACGCTTGCGACCGATCGTGCGCAGTTGCGCGTGGTGTTGCCGATCCTGTTCGCCGCGCGGCAGCAACATCTGTTGCCGGACGACAAGGCACTGGACGAGGCGCTCGCCGCGATCCAGCGCGGCACGCAATCATCCGCGGCGTCGGCCGTGAACAAGCTTGCCGTGCGCCTCGCGGCCGGCAGCGACCGGCTCGCCGAGCTCGTGCGCAAGGATCAGGATCTCGCGGCCGAATCCGAGGCGCTCGACAAGGCGATCATCAGCGCGGTGTCGAAACAGGCCGCGCAGCGCGACGTCGCGGGCGAGCAGCGCAGCCGCGCGCGGATTGCGGCGATCGCAACCGAGCGCGCCGGCTTGCAGAAGACGCTCGCCGTCGAATTCCCCGATTATGCCTCGCTCTGCAATCCGCTGCCGCTGACGGTCAAGGATATCCAGCCGCTGCTGGCGAGCGATGAGGCGATGACGATCTATTCCGTCGTCGACAAGCGCAGCTACGTCATCGCGGTCACACGCGAGGGGATCGACTGGAAGGAGATTCCGCTTGGCGCAGACGCGCTGGCGCAGAAAGTATCGGAGTTCCGCAAAGGCCTCGACGTCGGCAAAGCGCGCGACGCCTCCGGCAAATCGGGCTTGTTCGATCTTGCGCGCGCCAACGAGCTCTATGTCAATTTGCTTGGTCCGGTCGAGGCGCTGGCCAAGGACAAGCGCAGCCTGCTGGTGGTGCCATCGGGTGCGCTGACGGCGTTGCCGTTTCATCTGCTTGTCACCGAGGCGCCGCAAGCTGCCATTCCCGACACGCTCGAAGGCTATCGCAGCGCCGCCTGGCTGTTGCGGCGTCAGGCGGTCTCGGTGTTGCCCTCGGTGGTCAGCCTGAAATCGCTGCGCGCCTTTGCGCGCAAGGATCAGGGTGTCAAGCCGATGACCGGCTTTGGCGATCCCGTGTTCAATCCTGCACAAGAAGGTCCCGCTGATCGTCGCGCAGCAGGCGGCAAGGTGGCCGCGCGCAGCATCGCGACATCAGCCTATACCGACTTCTGGCGCGGCGCCGGCGTCGATCGTGCGCGGCTGGCGCAGGCACTGCCGCAATTGCCCGACACGGCGGACGAGTTGAGCGCGGTCGCGAGGGACGTCGGCGCGGCCGAGGCCGACATCCATCTTGGCCGCGACGCCAGCGAGGCGACGCTCAAGCGTGCACCGCTTGCTCAATACAGCATCATCTACTTTGCCACCCACGGGCTCGTGGCCGGCGATATCAAGGGGGTGGGCGAACCGTCGCTCGCGCTCTCCATTCCCGACCAACCCTCCGAGCTCGACGATGGGCTGCTCACGGCGAGCGAAGTCGCCCAGCTCAAGCTCAACGCGGATTGGGTGGTGCTGTCGGCCTGCAACACCATTGCCGGTGACAAGCCCGGAGCCGAAGCCCTGTCGGGCCTGGCGCGTGCGTTCTTCTATGCCGGTGCGCGCGCGCTCCTGGTCTCGCACTGGGCCGTAGATTCCGAGGCTGCCACCCGCTTGACCACTTCGACTTTCGATCTGCTCAAAAACGAACCAGGAATTGGTCGTGCCGAAGCCCTGCGGCGCGCGATGTTAACGTATGTTGACGACACCTCGTCGCCGCGCAATGCATATCCCGCGATGTGGGCACCATTCGCACTGATCGGCGAGGGCGCCGTCCGATAGATCGCCTCGCGATTGTGCGTCGCAAAAACCCCGGACAACGCTGAATCAAGCGTTTGGTTGCGCGATCATTCGAAATTCTTTGATACACCTGCTCAGGGCAGACATGCGCGACGTTTGGCGCGGTCCTTGAATAAACCAAATCCCAAGGGATCAGCTTGGCAACGCCAGCGTTCACCGATATTAGGTCGTCCAACCGAGGCCGGTCGGCCTATTATTCACGGTGGCTGCGATGGCAACCAAGCTTGGTAGTGCTGAGTATCGCGGGTTCTAGGAGGATTCTTCGTGCAAGAGACGGGCGTGCGCAACGGTGCCTTTGGCGCCGACAAATTCGGCTTAAAGAATCTCAAGCAGGTTCATTGGAACCTCGGCGCACCACAGCTCTATCAATATTCGCTCGCGGCCGGCGAGGCGGTGCTGTCTGCCGACGGCGCGCTCTGCGCCGACACCGGCGAGTTCACCGGCCGCAGCCCGAAGGACAAGTTCACGGTGCGTGACGCCACCACCGACAAGAAGATGTGGTGGGCCGGCAACCAGTCGATCACCGCAGAGCAGTTCGAGACGCTCTACCAGGATTTCCTCAAGCACGCCGAAGGCAACAGCCTGTTCGCACAGGACCTCTACGGCGGCGCCGACCCGGCCTACCGGATCAAGACCCGGGTCTTCACCGAGCTCGCCTGGCACTCGCTGTTCATCCGCACGCTGCTGATCCGCCCCGAGGCGGTCGAGCTGTCGAGCTTCACGCCGGAGCTCACCATCATCGACATGCCGAGCTTCCGCGCCGATCCGAAGCGCCATGGCTGCAAGTCGGAGAACGTCGTCGCGATCGACTTCGCCCGCAAGATCGTGCTGATCGGCGGCTCCTATTATGCCGGCGAGATGAAGAAGTCGGTCTTCACCACGCTGAACTATTATCTGCCCGAGCGCGGCGTGATGCCGATGCACTGCTCGGCCAATGTCGGCGCCAAGGGCGATGCCGCGATCTTCTTCGGCCTGTCCGGCACCGGCAAGACCACGCTGTCGGCCGACCCCAACCGCACGCTGATCGGTGACGACGAGCACGGCTGGGGCCCGAACGGCATCTTCAATTTCGAGGGCGGCTGCTACGCCAAGTGCATCAAGCTCTCGCAGGAAGCCGAGCCCGAGATCTTCGCCGCCTCGACCCGCTTCGGCGCGGTGCTCGAGAACTGCGTGCTCGACGAGGACACCCGCGTGGTGGATTTCGACGACGGCTCCAAGACCGAGAACACGCGTTCGGCCTATCCGCTCGATTTCATCCCGAACGCCTCGCGCACCGGCCGCGCGCCGCAGCCCAAGAACGTGGTGATGCTCGCCGCCGACGCGTTCGGCGTGCTGCCGCCGATCGCAAAGCTCTCGCCCGCGCAGGCGATGTATCACTTCCTCTCCGGTTACACCGCCAAGGTCGCGGGCACCGAGCGCGGTCTCGGCAACGAGCCGCAGCCGGAATTTTCGACCTGCTTCGGCTCGCCCTTCCTGCCGCTCGATCCCAGCGTCTACGGCAACATGCTGCGCGACCTGATCGCCCAGCACAACGTCGACTGCTGGCTGGTCAACACCGGCTGGACCGGCGGCAAGTATGGCACGGGCTCGCGCATGCCGATCAAGGTGACGCGCGCGCTGCTCACCGCCGCGCTCGACGGCTCGCTTCGCAACGTCGAATTCCGCACCGACAAATATTTCGGCTTCGCGGTCCCGACCGCGCTGCCCGGCGTGCCGAGCGAGATCCTCAACCCAGTCAACACCTGGAAGGACAAGGACGAGTTCGACAAGACCGCGCGTGCGCTGGTCGGCATGTTCCAGAAGAACTTTGCCAAGTTCGAAGCCCAGGTGGATGCAGAGGTGCGTGCGGCCGCTCCGGACGTGAAGCTCGCGGCGGAGTGAGCACTCTATCTTCAATGCAAAAGTGCGGCCGAAAGGCCGCTCTTTTTGTTTGTGTGTTCTTCCTTCTCCCCTTGTGGGAGAAGGTGGCGCGAAGCGCCGGATGAGGGGTTCTCTCCGCGCCTTCAACTGCAAGAGAAGCGTTCGCGGAGAGAACCCCTCACCCGTCTCGTCGCTTCGCGACGAGCCACCCTCTCCCGCAAGGGGAGAGGGGAAGAGCAACTACGCCTTGAAATAAGCGATCTGCGTGCTCGTCGCGAGCAGCCTTCCGTTCGGCGACCACAGTTCGGCGTTCTGATCGGCGTAGCTCTTGTGCATGATCTTCGAATCCGCCGTCGCCAGCACGCGGGTGATGTCTTCGGCCGCGAGCTCTTCAGCGTCGGTGTGGAAATAGGTCGTCAGCGACACCGTGCCGAACGGCACCAGCTCGCGTCGCACGTGAAAGATGCGGCCGAAGAAGGCGTCCGACATCGACATCAGCGACAGCATGTCGAGCTTGCGCGGCTCGCGATCGCTGATCCAGATCTTCGAATAGGTGCTGGCAAGCTCGGCCTGTGGCGGGCCGATCCGCATCTCGCCCTCGACGAAGCGGAATTCATACTGGTTGGCCCAGGCCGCCTGGATCTTCGGGAACGGCAGCGTCTCCTCGAAGGGCTTTGCGCCCGGATATTGAGCTACCCTGTGCTCCCAGGACGGCCGGCGCTCGGCGAACACGGCGGTGGCGAGTGTTGCGACCTCGCCGCCGCCTTGCGACAGCTCGACGCTCCAGTGCTGGCTGGAGCGGTTGGCCTTCACAAGCCGCACATCCAGGTCAAACGGTCCCTTGGCGATCGGCGCGCAGTAATTGACGGTCAGAGCCAGCGGATCGCCGGCGCATTGTGGATGGTCGATCAGCGCGCGCAGGATGGTCGCGGCCGTAGCGCCGCCGAACGGGCCGACAAAGGCCCAGTAATCGTCGCTGGTGTGCCCCTGCCAGCTGCTGTCACCCGCGGTGATGCGGGTAGTGTCGTCGAAGGGGTGCGGGAGCTTGGCGTGCATTGGTGGTCCTCGGTGCCGACCCCAGCGTCGTCGCGAGCGGTGAGCTGACGCTCATCATATGACAGCCGCCGCCGTCTTGTTCAATGACGTCGCAGATAATGGAAGTCCACGCTACGGAAAATCAGCTCGCCGCGTCGCGCAGGTCCTCGGCCTCCTGGAACGGCGGCGTGATCGGATTGACCGGCACGTTCCAGATCTCCTCGGCATATTCGCGGATGGTGCGATCGGAGGAGAACCACGCCATGCGCGCGACGTTGAGGATGGAGGCGCGCGTCCAGGCCGGTGCCACCTGCCAGCGTGCGTCGACAGAGCGCTGCGCTTCGTAATAGGAATCGAAGTCGGCGCTGACCATGTAATGGTCGAGATAGCGTAGCGCATGCGCGATGGATTCGAACCGTCCGGGTTCGCCGGGCGAGAATTCGCCGGCGCCGATCGCATTGATGGCGCGCTGGAGCTTTGGCGATTTGCGGATCACGTCGGAGGCGTCGAGCCCCTGCTTGCGCCGGATCATCACGTCGCCGGCTTCCATGCCGAAGATCGCGATGTTCTCCACGCCGACATGGTCTCGGATCTCGATATTGGCGCCGTCGAGTGTGCCGATGGTGATGGCGCCGTTCAGCGCCAGCTTCATGTTGCCGGTGCCGGAAGCCTCCATGCCGGCGGTCGAGATCTGCTCGGACAGATCGGCCGCGGGAATGATGACTTCCGCGAGACTGACATTGTAGTCGGGCAGGAAGGCGACCTTCAACTTGCCGCCGATCGCCGGATCGTTGTTGACGACCTCGGCGACGTCGTTGATCAACTTGATGATCAGCTTGGCGTATTTGTAGCTCGCCGCCGCCTTGCCGGCGAAAATCTTGACCCGCGGCACCCAGTTCGCGTTGGGCTCGTCCTTGATCGACTGGTACAGCGCGACCGTCTCGATGATGTTGAGCAGCTGGCGCTTGTATTCGTGGATGCGCTTGATCTGCACGTCGAACAGCGCGCTCGGATCGACCTTGATGCCGAGCCGCTCGCCGATCAGGCGCGCCAGCGCCGCCTTGTTGTGAAGCTTGACGGCGCGGAATTTCTTCTGGAACTCGACGTCGCTGGCGCGCGCCTCGATCAGCGACAGCTGCGTCGGATCGTCGAGCACGGCCTCGCCGCAGGTCTCGCGCAACAAATCGGTCAGCTTCGGGTTCGCCAGCATCAGCCAGCGGCGGAAGGTGATGCCGTTGGTCTTGTTGGTGATGCGGCCGGGATAGAGATGGTTGAGATCGTGGAATACGGTCTCGCGCATCAGGTCCGAATGCATCGCCGAGACGCCGTTGATGCGGTGCGAGCCGACGAAGGCGAGCTGGCCCATGCGCACGCGGCGACCGCTCTTCTCGTCGATCAGCGAGACCGAGGCGCGGAAGTCGATATCGCCGGGCGCGCGCGCCTCGGCAAGCGCGAGATGCTGGACGTTGATGCGGTAGATGATCTCGAGATGCCGCGGCAACAGTCGCTCGAACAGCTCGACCGGCCAGGTCTCGAGCGCTTCGGGCAGGAGCGTGTGGTTGGTGTAGGACAGTGTCGCGACCGTGATCTTCCAGGCCTCGTCCCAGCGGAAATTGTGGAGATCGACGAGGATGCGCATCAGCTCGGTGACGGCGAGACTTGGATGCGTGTCGTTGAGCTGCACTGCGACCTTGCTCGACAGGCTGCGCAACTGGCCGTCGGACGACAGATGCCGCTTGATGAGATCCTGGAGCGAGGCCGAGACGAAGAAATATTCCTGG is part of the Bradyrhizobium commune genome and harbors:
- a CDS encoding glycogen/starch/alpha-glucan phosphorylase; translation: MQDQSFEPNFPAPGQPIDELALAEIKGAILAKLRLAIGKDAGMATKHDWYQAAALALRDRIVHRWLSAEKRSYDAGRKRVYYLSLEFLIGRLFTDALNNMGLLKIFEVALGDLGVSLPELRKCEPDAALGNGGLGRLAACFMESMATLSIPAIGYGIRYDYGLFRQIINQGWQQEYPDEWLGFGNPWELQRPEVIYDVNFGGGVEHVDDKGRDRAIWHPGETVQAIAYDTPIVGWRGHHVNALRLWSARSPDPLKLDAFNKGDYVSASAEQSRAEAICKFLYPNDESPAGRELRLRQEYFFVSASLQDLIKRHLSSDGQLRSLSSKVAVQLNDTHPSLAVTELMRILVDLHNFRWDEAWKITVATLSYTNHTLLPEALETWPVELFERLLPRHLEIIYRINVQHLALAEARAPGDIDFRASVSLIDEKSGRRVRMGQLAFVGSHRINGVSAMHSDLMRETVFHDLNHLYPGRITNKTNGITFRRWLMLANPKLTDLLRETCGEAVLDDPTQLSLIEARASDVEFQKKFRAVKLHNKAALARLIGERLGIKVDPSALFDVQIKRIHEYKRQLLNIIETVALYQSIKDEPNANWVPRVKIFAGKAAASYKYAKLIIKLINDVAEVVNNDPAIGGKLKVAFLPDYNVSLAEVIIPAADLSEQISTAGMEASGTGNMKLALNGAITIGTLDGANIEIRDHVGVENIAIFGMEAGDVMIRRKQGLDASDVIRKSPKLQRAINAIGAGEFSPGEPGRFESIAHALRYLDHYMVSADFDSYYEAQRSVDARWQVAPAWTRASILNVARMAWFSSDRTIREYAEEIWNVPVNPITPPFQEAEDLRDAAS